One window of Burkholderia thailandensis E264 genomic DNA carries:
- a CDS encoding type VI secretion system Vgr family protein, with protein sequence MSIPTDVLQALFGGWSQHDRFLWITTPLGANALVAESLHGWEALDQGGFRFQLTALAENPSLPLAQLIGAPILIEWQAQEGRDARRPFHGHVIAAELVGYNGGLARVRLVVEPWLTLLRQRVDSYNYLNASVVEISEQVFRRYARGAIAPAWRWALADAAKYPKRSLTAQAGESDFDFLERLWAEEGIFYWFEHEGDARASSLGKHTLVLADSNQRFAPDEPELVGFHQTSDDDPQGCIQHFMHARRWRIGSVARASWDHRSLSTRPTGARANGAVAPGEDRDVAGPYAYQTGAIGDRRAQQQLDAQRVAALQSEGRGTRRDLRPGLRFAIAHHPTLGASDAFICLRVEHSARANVDATVRSAIEQRLGAIASIADAAPAPYGPASALNAALGADTHHGGSLMQDDAVYRNRFVALPAEQAYRPLAASGHGARMHPVAVMPGAQTAIAVGAGDPVHTDRDHRIRIQHHAQRGRNAASREDHPHAANAPADRGAGTWTRMLTPVGGDNWGGVSVPRVGQEVWTEWLEGQPDRPVAVAALYNGRGNADAQHNAQAGGPSGSTGNAAAWFAGNTHAAVLTGFKTQDMSMSQQGTGGYRQFMLDDTAGQSSARLYTTDRNSGLTLGHMKQTQDNQRQADRGYGAELATDGAGALRGGAGLLISTAPGVSQMDASAPSQVLAQHRQTLQSLAELAQKQGAEPGGAVPEAASGAGATSTGAAAGKPLPAVDGIEQSREAIGATREGGGGDTAGGGSGSAVAWSKPHLVAHGEAGLAAMSAKSHVWVSGTETVLSAGQDVQLTAKGKTSVVANHGVSLYTQGAAGDGRPVAGQGIALHAASGSVSVQAQNAGKLSASAQKAVTLASAQGSASVQAQQRVLLSAAKAYLKMEGNDIVVGAPGRADFKAAAHQLTGPKSAGAQNALGKGASKDCPQTMGDMISSSAAFADL encoded by the coding sequence ATGTCGATCCCAACTGACGTTCTGCAAGCACTCTTCGGCGGCTGGTCGCAACACGACCGCTTTCTCTGGATCACGACGCCGCTCGGCGCGAACGCGCTCGTCGCGGAAAGCCTGCATGGCTGGGAGGCACTCGATCAGGGGGGCTTTCGTTTTCAGCTCACCGCGCTCGCCGAGAATCCGTCGCTGCCGCTCGCGCAGTTGATCGGCGCGCCGATCCTGATCGAATGGCAGGCGCAGGAAGGGCGCGACGCGCGCCGGCCGTTCCACGGCCACGTGATCGCCGCCGAGCTCGTCGGCTACAACGGCGGCCTCGCACGCGTGCGGCTCGTCGTCGAGCCGTGGCTCACGCTGCTGCGGCAGCGCGTCGACAGCTACAACTATCTGAACGCGAGCGTCGTCGAGATCAGCGAACAGGTGTTCCGCCGTTACGCGCGCGGCGCGATCGCGCCCGCATGGCGATGGGCGCTCGCGGATGCGGCGAAGTACCCGAAGCGCAGCCTGACCGCGCAAGCCGGCGAATCCGATTTCGACTTCCTCGAGCGCCTCTGGGCGGAGGAAGGCATCTTCTACTGGTTCGAGCACGAAGGCGACGCGCGTGCGTCGAGCCTCGGCAAGCACACGCTCGTGCTCGCCGATTCGAATCAGCGCTTCGCGCCCGACGAACCCGAGCTCGTCGGCTTCCATCAGACGAGCGACGACGATCCGCAAGGCTGCATCCAGCACTTCATGCACGCGCGGCGCTGGCGGATCGGCAGCGTCGCGCGCGCGAGCTGGGATCACCGCAGCCTGTCGACGCGGCCGACGGGCGCGCGCGCGAACGGCGCGGTCGCGCCGGGCGAGGACCGCGACGTCGCCGGCCCGTACGCATACCAGACTGGCGCGATCGGAGACCGGCGCGCGCAGCAGCAACTCGATGCGCAGCGCGTGGCCGCGCTGCAGAGCGAAGGCCGCGGCACGCGCCGCGATCTGCGGCCTGGGCTGCGTTTTGCGATTGCGCATCATCCGACGCTCGGCGCATCGGATGCGTTCATCTGTCTGCGCGTCGAGCATTCGGCGCGCGCGAACGTCGATGCGACCGTGCGCAGCGCGATCGAACAGCGCCTCGGCGCGATTGCGTCGATCGCCGATGCCGCGCCGGCGCCGTATGGTCCCGCGAGCGCGCTGAATGCGGCGCTCGGCGCCGACACGCATCACGGCGGATCGCTGATGCAGGACGACGCTGTCTATCGCAATCGCTTCGTCGCGTTGCCCGCCGAGCAGGCGTATCGGCCGCTCGCCGCGTCCGGCCATGGCGCGCGCATGCACCCGGTCGCCGTGATGCCGGGGGCGCAGACGGCGATCGCCGTGGGCGCGGGCGATCCCGTTCACACCGACCGGGATCACCGGATTCGGATTCAGCATCACGCGCAGCGCGGCCGGAATGCCGCGAGCCGCGAAGATCATCCGCATGCGGCGAATGCGCCGGCGGACCGAGGCGCCGGCACGTGGACGCGCATGCTGACGCCCGTGGGCGGCGACAACTGGGGCGGCGTGAGCGTGCCGCGCGTCGGGCAGGAAGTGTGGACTGAATGGCTCGAAGGCCAGCCCGACCGGCCGGTTGCGGTGGCCGCGCTCTACAACGGCCGGGGCAATGCCGACGCGCAGCACAACGCGCAGGCGGGAGGCCCGAGCGGCAGTACCGGCAATGCGGCCGCATGGTTTGCCGGCAATACGCACGCGGCGGTGCTCACGGGCTTCAAGACGCAGGACATGAGCATGAGCCAGCAGGGCACGGGCGGCTATCGGCAATTCATGCTCGACGATACGGCCGGCCAGTCGAGCGCGCGTCTGTACACGACGGACCGCAACAGCGGGCTCACGCTCGGGCACATGAAGCAGACGCAGGACAACCAGCGCCAGGCCGATCGCGGCTATGGCGCGGAACTGGCGACGGATGGCGCCGGCGCACTGCGCGGCGGCGCGGGGCTCTTGATCAGCACGGCGCCCGGCGTGAGTCAGATGGATGCGAGCGCGCCGAGCCAGGTGCTCGCGCAGCATCGCCAGACGTTGCAAAGCCTCGCGGAGCTCGCGCAAAAGCAAGGCGCGGAGCCGGGCGGCGCGGTGCCTGAGGCGGCGAGCGGAGCGGGCGCGACGTCGACGGGGGCGGCGGCGGGCAAGCCTTTGCCTGCAGTCGACGGCATCGAGCAGAGCCGCGAAGCGATCGGCGCGACGCGAGAAGGAGGGGGCGGCGACACGGCGGGCGGCGGGAGCGGCAGCGCGGTCGCGTGGAGCAAGCCGCATCTCGTCGCGCACGGCGAGGCGGGGCTGGCCGCGATGTCGGCGAAGAGCCACGTGTGGGTGTCGGGTACCGAGACGGTGCTGAGCGCCGGACAGGACGTGCAATTGACGGCGAAGGGCAAGACGAGCGTCGTCGCGAATCACGGCGTCTCGCTGTATACGCAGGGCGCGGCGGGCGATGGGCGGCCGGTTGCCGGCCAGGGCATCGCGTTGCACGCGGCGTCCGGTTCGGTGAGCGTGCAGGCGCAGAACGCCGGCAAGCTGAGCGCGAGCGCGCAGAAGGCGGTGACGCTCGCGAGCGCGCAGGGCAGCGCGTCCGTGCAGGCGCAACAGCGCGTCCTGCTGAGCGCGGCGAAGGCGTATCTGAAGATGGAAGGCAACGACATCGTCGTCGGCGCGCCGGGGCGCGCGGATTTCAAGGCGGCGGCGCATCAGTTGACGGGGCCGAAGAGCGCGGGGGCGCAGAACGCGTTGGGCAAGGGTGCTTCGAAGGATTGTCCGCAGACGATGGGCGACATGATTTCGTCCAGCGCCGCATTCGCCGATCTATAA